A genomic region of Phragmites australis chromosome 2, lpPhrAust1.1, whole genome shotgun sequence contains the following coding sequences:
- the LOC133896115 gene encoding receptor-like protein 4, translated as MRLLPLLLLLAGAAVRLSLASDDPFLSGAPANHSYNIDCGGASDFISVFGRRWLADRFFSAGGAAGMVAEPHRFPQPQERTLRFFPPSSAGKSSCYSLPLPPGRYYLRLFSVYDNYDSKLRSPSFDVSAAATLVLSFRSPWPEPAARYGAYSDLIFPSATSPTSDVCFYSLSTDAPVVASIEVVPVHPLAYDGATTGADLILVNYGRITCGNSLFGPGFTNDSDAFSRVWQADVDFRNNDLNYDAITAGGRKIFGSNQPPNYFPTKLYKSAVTTGGDAANEIEYLIPVDTRLSYMVWLHFAEIDAGIGSAGQRVFDVMLAGKNVTRIDIFKQVGGFTAFKWTYIVENLTSSTMSVKLVPVVGRPILCGLENYAMVPLEMRTVPSQVAAMKALKESLKIPARMGWNGDPCAPRTWDAWEGVTCHRGDKGLVITQLDLASQGLKGYITDEIGHLKDLVSLNFSYNSLTGSIPPGLGQPSLASLDLSSNEFIGSIPGTIGSSKLQIALLNNNQLDGQVPEILYSIGVHGGVIDLSGNKGLCGVPTLPACALFWEKGGLNKTGKIALGASFGFLLLVILMVVYILCIRRGPYDYNFEFPQDLTSISAISAKRNRYQRAKSVMLAEMEAHSPDGFYTNGSTH; from the exons ATGCGgctcctccccctcctgctcctcctcgccggcgcGGCCGTCCGCCTCTCGCTCGCCTCCGACGACCCCTTCCTCTCTGGTG CGCCGGCGAACCACAGCTACAACATCGACTGCGGTGGCGCGTCGGACTTCATCTCCGTCTTCGGCCGCCGCTGGCTCGCGGACCGCTTCTTCTCcgcgggcggcgcggcggggaTGGTCGCCGAGCCGCACCGCTTCCCGCAGCCGCAGGAGCGCACGCTCCGCTTcttccctccctcctccgccgGCAAGTCCTCCTGCTACTCCCTCCCGCTCCCGCCCGGCCGCTACTACCTCCGCCTCTTCTCCGTCTACGACAACTACGACTCCAAACTCCGCTCCCCGTCCTTCGACGTCTCCGCTGCCGCCACGCTCGTCCTCTCCTTCCGCTCGCCCTGGCCTGAGCCCGCCGCGCGCTACGGGGCCTACTCCGACCTCATCTTCCCCTCCGCCACCTCGCCCACCTCCGATGTCTGCTTCTACTCGCTCTCCACCGACGCGCCCGTCGTTGCATCCATCGAGGTCGTGCCCGTCCACCCGCTCGCGTACGACGGCGCCACCACCGGCGCCGACCTCATCCTCGTCAACTACGGCCGCATCACCTGCGGGAACAGCCTCTTCGGCCCGGGCTTCACCAACGACTCCGACGCCTTCTCCCGGGTGTGGCAGGCGGACGTCGATTTCCGGAACAATGACCTCAACTACGACGCAATTACTGCCGGCGGGAGGAAGATTTTTGGCAGCAACCAGCCGCCCAATTACTTCCCGACCAAGCTCTACAAGTCGGCGGTGACCACGGGCGGCGACGCCGCGAATGAGATCGAGTACCTGATTCCGGTGGACACGAGGCTGTCGTACATGGTCTGGCTGCATTTCGCAGAGATCGATGCTGGGATCGGGTCAGCTGGGCAGAGAGTGTTCGACGTAATGCTGGCCGGGAAGAATGTGACGAGGATCGACATTTTCAAGCAGGTCGGAGGGTTCACGGCGTTCAAGTGGACCTACATTGTGGAGAATCTGACGAGCTCGACCATGAGCGTCAAGCTTGTGCCAGTAGTAGGACGGCCGATTCTGTGCGGGCTCGAGAATTATGCAATGGTGCCGCTTGAAATGAGGACGGTGCCAAGCCAAG TGGCTGCAATGAAGGCGTTGAAGGAATCACTGAAGATTCCGGCAAGGATGGGCTGGAATGGGGACCCGTGTGCGCCTAGGACTTGGGACGCATGGGAGGGAGTCACTTGCCACCGCGGTGACAAAGGTCTTGTGATCACCCAACT GGATCTGGCGAGTCAAGGACTAAAAGGTTACATCACTGATGAAATAGGTCATCTGAAAGACTTGGTAAGCTT GAACTTCAGCTATAATTCTTTGACAGGAAGCATACCACCAGGTTTAGGCCAACCTTCACTCGCGTCACT GGATTTGTCATCAAATGAGTTTATTGGAAGCATTCCTGGCACCATAGGTTCATCCAAATTACAGATTGC TTTACTAAACAACAATCAACTCGATGGGCAAGTTCCAGAAATACTTTACTCGATTGGTGTACATGGTGGTGTGATAGA TCTCTCAGGTAATAAAGGCCTCTGTGGGGTGCCTACCTTACCTGCTTGTGCATTATTCTGGGAGAAAGGAGGGTTGAACAAAACTGGCAAAATTGCACTTGGAGCGTCGTTTGGGTTTCTTCTGCTTGTCATACTTATGGTGGTCTACATACTGTGCATCAGAAGGGGGCCATACGACTACAATTTTGAGTTCCCTCAAGATTTGACTT CCATATCAGCAATCTCAGCGAAAAGGAATAGGTACCAGAGGGCGAAGTCCGTGATGCTTGCTGAGATGGAAGCACATAGCCCAGATGGTTTCTACACAAACGGGAGTACCCACTGA
- the LOC133896106 gene encoding protein ASPARTIC PROTEASE IN GUARD CELL 1-like → MQPRTLPLLLLLLAVLALSPRAAVSRHHSQAGATETLDVAASLSRARAALSTDAASLHQSAAEASPVRKHSSRSRKDSGGLTLRLHSRDFLPEEQGRHQSYWSLVLSRLSRDEARAAAVSARAALAADGVTRLDLRPVNESAVFAASAAAIQGPVVSGVGQGSGEYFSRVGIGSPARQLYMVLDTGSDVTWVQCQPCADCYQQSDPVFDPTLSTSYAAVSCDSPRCRDLDAAACRNSTGACLYEVAYGDGSYTVGDFATETLTLGDSQPVSNVAIGCGHDNEGLFVGAAGLLALGGGPLSFPSQISATTFSYCLVDRDSPSASTLQFGDGVGDADTVTAPLLRSPRSNTFYYVALSGISVGGQPLSIPPSAFAMDATSGAGGVIVDSGTAVTRLQSSAYAALRDAFVSGASSLARTSGVSLFDTCYDLSDRTSVEVPAVALRFEGGGTLRLPAKNYLIPVDGVGTYCLAFAPTNAAVSIVGNVQQQGTRVSFDTAKGTVGFTPNKC, encoded by the coding sequence ATGCAGCCGCGTACCCTccccctgctcctcctcctcctcgccgtcctcgCCTTATCCCCGAGAGCCGCCGTCTCTCGCCACCACTCCCAAGCGGGGGCCACCGAGACGCTCGACGTCGCCGCATCCCTctcccgcgcccgcgccgcgctCTCTACCGACGCCGCCTCGCTCCACCAGTCCGCCGCCGAGGCCTCCCCCGTCCGCAAGCACTCCTCTCGTTCAAGGAAGGACAGTGGAGGCCTCACGCTGCGGCTGCACTCCCGGGACTTCCTGCCGGAGGAGCAGGGCCGGCACCAGAGCTACTGGTCCCTCGTCCTGTCCAGGCTGAGCCGGGacgaggcccgcgcggcggcggtgTCGGCCCGCGCTGCGCTGGCGGCGGATGGGGTGACCCGCTTGGACCTGCGCCCGGTCAACGAGTCCGCGGTGTTCGCGGCCTCCGCGGCGGCGATACAGGGCCCCGTGGTGTCAGGCGTCGGGCAGGGAAGCGGCGAGTACTTCTCCCGCGTGGGAATCGGGAGCCCCGCGCGGCAGCTGTACATGGTGCTCGACACCGGCAGCGACGTAACCTGGGTGCAGTGCCAGCCCTGCGCCGACTGCTACCAGCAGTCGGACCCCGTCTTCGATCCCACCCTCTCCACCTCCTACGCTGCCGTCTCCTGCGACTCCCCGCGCTGCCGCGACCTCGACGCCGCCGCGTGCCGCAACTCCACGGGCGCGTGCCTCTACGAGGTGGCCTACGGCGACGGCTCCTACACCGTCGGGGACTTCGCCACCGAGACGCTCACGCTCGGGGACTCGCAGCCCGTCAGCAACGTCGCCATCGGGTGCGGCCACGACAACGAGGGTCTCTTCGTCGGCGCCGCGGGTCTGCTGGCGCTCGGCGGGGGGCCGCTCTCCTTCCCGTCCCAGATCTCGGCCACCACCTTCTCCTACTGCCTCGTCGACCGCGACTCCCCGTCCGCGTCCACGCTCCAGTTCGGCGACGGCGTCGGCGACGCGGACACGGTCACCgcgccgctcctccgcagcccgCGCAGCAACACGTTCTACTACGTTGCCCTCTCCGGCATCTCCGTGGGCGGGCAGCCGCTCTCCATCCCGCCCTCCGCCTTCGCCATGGACGCCACCTCCGGCGCGGGCGGCGTCATCGTGGACTCCGGCACGGCCGTGACCCGTCTCCAGTCCTCGGCCTACGCGGCCCTCCGCGACGCGTTCGTCAGCGGCGCGTCCTCGCTGGCCCGGACATCCGGGGTGTCGCTGTTCGACACGTGCTACGACCTGTCGGACCGTACCAGCGTGGAGGTGCCCGCGGTGGCGCTGCGGTTCGAGGGCGGCGGGACACTGCGGCTGCCGGCGAAGAACTACCTGATCCCCGTGGACGGGGTCGGCACCTACTGCCTGGCGTTCGCGCCGACGAACGCGGCAGTGTCCATCGTCGGGAACGTGCAGCAGCAGGGCACCCGCGTCAGCTTCGACACCGCCAAGGGCACCGTCGGCTTCACCCCCAACAAGTGTTAG
- the LOC133896122 gene encoding large ribosomal subunit protein uL24z-like codes for MKRNPRVTSSRRKCRKAHFTAPSSVRRVLMSAALSTELRHKYNVRSVPIRKDDEVQVVRGTYKGREGKVVQVYRRRWVIHIERITREKVNGSTVNVGIHPSKVIVTKLKLDKDRKALLDRKARGRAADKAKGKFTADDVAAAAGGAAATGASLQEID; via the coding sequence atgaaGCGCAACCCCCGCGTCACGAGCTCCCGCCGGAAGTGCCGCAAGGCGCACTTCACGGCCCCCTCCTCCGTCCGCCGCGTGCTTATGTCCGCGGCGCTGTCGACGGAGCTCCGCCACAAGTACAACGTGCGCTCCGTCCCGATCCGCAAGGACGACGAGGTTCAGGTGGTGCGCGGCACCTACAAGGGCCGCGAGGGCAAGGTGGTGCAGGTCTACCGCCGCCGCTGGGTCATCCACATCGAGAGGATCACCCGCGAGAAGGTGAACGGCTCCACCGTCAACGTCGGCATCCACCCGTCCAAGGTCATCGTCACCAAGCTCAAGCTCGACAAGGACCGCAAGGCCCTCCTCGACCGCAAGGCCCGCGGTCGCGCGGCCGACAAGGCCAAGGGCAAGTTCACGGCCGacgacgtcgccgccgccgccggtggtgccgccgccaccggcgcCTCGCTCCAGGAGATCGATTAG